One genomic region from Sphingomonas paeninsulae encodes:
- the rsmI gene encoding 16S rRNA (cytidine(1402)-2'-O)-methyltransferase — translation MDSILKPGLYIVATPIGNLRDLSPRAAEILTNADVIAVEDSRVTAKLLRHIGIRKPMVPYHDHVADGVRPALIARMGMESVALVSDAGTPLISDPGYKLVRDARAAGIAIVTIPGPCAAVAALTLAGLPTDRFLFVGFLPSKAKARGEAIEEITAIRATLIFYESGPRLAATLSTLAEKLGDREAGVAREISKMFEECVTGSLTQLAARYADASPKGEIVIVVAPPGIPAAASAEDADAALAEALTRLSTGRAASEVAQRLGLDRRALYARALAMKE, via the coding sequence ATGGATTCAATACTCAAACCCGGTCTCTACATCGTCGCGACGCCAATCGGCAATCTTCGCGATCTGAGTCCGCGCGCTGCCGAAATCCTGACGAACGCGGATGTGATCGCAGTCGAGGACAGCCGCGTGACCGCAAAACTCCTGCGCCACATCGGTATCCGAAAGCCCATGGTGCCCTATCACGACCATGTCGCCGACGGAGTCCGCCCCGCCCTAATCGCCAGAATGGGCATGGAATCGGTTGCGCTGGTATCCGATGCCGGAACGCCACTGATCTCCGACCCCGGTTACAAACTCGTCCGCGACGCTCGTGCGGCCGGAATCGCCATAGTCACCATCCCCGGCCCCTGCGCCGCCGTTGCTGCGCTGACGCTGGCCGGATTACCGACCGACCGTTTCCTGTTCGTCGGCTTCCTGCCCTCCAAAGCCAAGGCTCGCGGCGAAGCTATCGAAGAAATCACCGCCATCCGCGCCACCCTGATCTTTTACGAATCTGGCCCGCGCCTCGCCGCCACGCTGTCAACTCTCGCCGAAAAGCTCGGCGACCGCGAGGCCGGGGTTGCCCGCGAAATTAGCAAGATGTTCGAGGAATGCGTCACCGGTTCACTCACCCAACTCGCTGCCCGCTACGCCGATGCCTCGCCAAAGGGTGAAATCGTCATCGTCGTCGCCCCCCCCGGAATACCCGCCGCCGCCAGCGCAGAAGATGCCGACGCCGCCCTTGCCGAAGCCCTCACTCGCCTTTCCACCGGACGCGCCGCCAGCGAAGTGGCTCAACGCCTCGGTCTCGACCGCCGCGCCCTCTATGCTCGCGCGCTGGCCATGAAAGAGTGA
- a CDS encoding penicillin-binding protein activator, whose protein sequence is MAEEQARGQGPARRNMLSKWLTVGTLALLAACQVVPKGRPGPVAPPPTATRPEPVGPSLPTDKERHRVALLAPLTGPNAGVGTSISNAANLAVMDTGGTKIRVTMYDTATGAAAAAQRAIAEGNRVILGPLLAEDVRIVAPIARAAKVPLIAFSNDAGVAGNGTYVMGYSPGQSINRVIDYAKSKGVTKFAGLVPIGLYGQRSSTALLRAVESSGGQVVSVQTFDRSAGSMKAAIVKMNAASPYQAVLIADSGRVALTAVPLIRAGGGRSAQILGTELWNTEAGIAASPALKNAWFASVSDGLYNQLAAKYRSRYGKSPYRLASLGYDAVLLVTKIAADWRVGTPFPQSALTDAGGFSGIDGAFRFNREGIAERALEVQQAGPGGFTVISPAPRGF, encoded by the coding sequence ATGGCAGAGGAACAGGCACGCGGGCAAGGGCCTGCACGTAGGAACATGCTGTCGAAGTGGCTTACCGTTGGAACGCTGGCGTTGCTGGCGGCGTGTCAGGTGGTGCCGAAGGGCAGGCCGGGACCGGTCGCGCCGCCGCCGACGGCGACGCGGCCAGAGCCGGTGGGACCGTCTTTGCCGACCGATAAAGAGCGTCACCGGGTTGCGTTGCTGGCACCGCTGACGGGGCCGAATGCGGGTGTCGGAACGTCGATCTCGAACGCGGCCAACCTTGCGGTGATGGATACAGGTGGAACCAAAATTCGCGTAACGATGTACGACACGGCTACGGGTGCTGCCGCAGCGGCGCAGCGTGCGATTGCCGAGGGGAACCGCGTTATTCTGGGGCCGTTGCTGGCCGAAGACGTGCGGATCGTCGCGCCAATCGCGCGCGCTGCCAAAGTGCCGCTGATCGCCTTTTCCAATGATGCTGGTGTTGCCGGGAACGGGACATATGTGATGGGTTATTCACCCGGACAGTCGATCAACCGGGTGATCGATTATGCCAAGAGTAAGGGCGTGACGAAATTTGCCGGACTGGTGCCCATCGGTCTTTATGGACAGCGGTCATCGACGGCTTTGCTGAGAGCCGTTGAATCGAGCGGCGGACAAGTTGTTTCGGTCCAGACTTTCGATCGGTCGGCCGGGTCGATGAAGGCGGCAATCGTCAAAATGAACGCTGCGTCCCCCTATCAGGCTGTTTTGATCGCCGATTCGGGTCGTGTCGCCCTGACAGCCGTTCCCCTGATTCGCGCAGGGGGTGGACGTTCAGCACAGATCCTCGGAACCGAATTATGGAATACCGAGGCAGGGATTGCCGCCAGTCCGGCACTGAAAAATGCGTGGTTCGCAAGTGTTTCGGACGGGTTGTATAACCAACTCGCGGCCAAATATCGCTCGCGGTACGGCAAGTCGCCTTATCGTCTTGCCAGCCTTGGCTATGATGCCGTGTTGCTAGTCACAAAAATCGCTGCCGACTGGCGCGTGGGTACACCATTCCCGCAAAGCGCACTGACCGATGCGGGCGGGTTTTCTGGAATTGACGGCGCATTCCGTTTCAATCGCGAAGGCATAGCAGAGCGCGCGCTGGAGGTTCAGCAGGCGGGACCGGGTGGATTTACGGTGATTTCACCAGCGCCACGTGGGTTTTGA
- a CDS encoding CAP domain-containing protein — protein MIVARALSGIVIALPLLLCAPSFATVHRQAASSEVVIETDEEVDNEGEGDVVEWVSPVLQPRNHEVFRKQVLNDHNRARANVSVPALTWDEGLEAEAAEYAETLARTRTFAHSQRIAGRPVEGENLWMGTFRAYSYADMVDGWINECRDFKRGEFPRLSRTGSWHDVGHYTQMIWAGTKSVGCAIATNHTDEYMVCRYFPAGNVWGQDPLSSERETLPHYNVIAANNR, from the coding sequence ATGATAGTTGCTCGTGCTCTTAGCGGTATAGTGATCGCGCTGCCACTGCTGCTGTGCGCGCCTTCGTTCGCCACGGTTCATCGACAAGCGGCCTCTTCCGAAGTGGTGATCGAAACCGACGAGGAAGTCGACAACGAAGGTGAAGGCGACGTTGTGGAATGGGTAAGCCCCGTTTTACAGCCTAGAAATCACGAGGTTTTCCGCAAGCAGGTGCTCAACGATCATAATCGTGCGCGTGCTAATGTTTCGGTTCCTGCGCTGACATGGGACGAAGGGCTGGAGGCGGAGGCTGCGGAATATGCGGAGACGCTGGCCCGGACACGGACTTTTGCTCATTCACAGAGGATTGCAGGGCGTCCGGTCGAGGGTGAAAACCTGTGGATGGGAACGTTTCGCGCCTATAGCTATGCCGATATGGTCGATGGGTGGATCAACGAATGCCGCGATTTCAAACGCGGTGAGTTCCCCCGTCTCAGCCGGACAGGGTCGTGGCACGATGTCGGTCATTACACACAGATGATCTGGGCCGGGACAAAATCGGTCGGCTGTGCGATCGCCACGAACCACACGGACGAATATATGGTTTGCCGTTACTTCCCGGCGGGAAATGTCTGGGGGCAGGATCCCCTGTCGAGCGAACGCGAAACCCTGCCGCATTATAATGTGATCGCTGCAAACAATCGCTAG
- the rdgB gene encoding RdgB/HAM1 family non-canonical purine NTP pyrophosphatase has protein sequence MTLKLAPGKLVIASHNPGKVREIRALLEPYGIEPISAASLDLPEPEETGTTFAANALLKARAAADLSGLPALADDSGLCVDALNGDPGIFSARWAGETKDFGAAMRLVEEHLGRAPKDSGRDAHFVCALALCWPNGSEVEVEGRVDGLLVNPPRGTHGFGYDAMFVVNGQTLTFGEMDPEAKHAMSHRADAFAKLVATVF, from the coding sequence GTGACATTAAAGCTAGCGCCCGGCAAACTGGTCATCGCCAGTCACAATCCCGGCAAAGTGCGGGAAATCCGGGCGCTGCTGGAACCCTACGGCATCGAACCCATCTCGGCGGCGTCGCTCGACCTGCCCGAGCCAGAAGAAACGGGCACCACCTTCGCCGCCAATGCGCTGTTGAAGGCTCGCGCCGCTGCCGACCTGTCGGGCCTGCCCGCACTCGCCGACGATAGCGGGCTTTGCGTCGATGCTCTGAACGGCGATCCGGGAATATTCTCGGCTCGCTGGGCAGGCGAGACCAAGGACTTCGGAGCGGCAATGCGCCTTGTCGAAGAGCACCTCGGCCGTGCACCGAAAGACTCAGGCCGCGACGCGCATTTCGTCTGCGCGCTGGCGCTATGTTGGCCGAACGGCAGCGAAGTCGAAGTCGAGGGCCGCGTCGATGGTTTGCTCGTCAACCCACCACGGGGAACACATGGTTTCGGTTATGATGCAATGTTTGTCGTCAACGGCCAGACGCTGACATTCGGCGAGATGGACCCGGAAGCCAAACACGCGATGAGCCACCGCGCGGACGCATTTGCAAAGCTCGTTGCAACAGTCTTCTAA
- the rph gene encoding ribonuclease PH, with protein sequence MRPSGRTADQMRIITIEPAFTKHAEGSCLISFGDTKVLVTASLEEKVPPFMRGKGEGWVTAEYGMLPRATNTRNNREAAKGKQSGRTQEIQRLIGRSLRSVMDMKLLGERQITLDCDVIQADGGTRTASISGAWVAMRLAVDKLLAEGKLTVDPIRQKVAAISCGIYEGTPVLDLDYIEDSNAHADANFVLIEDGNIAEVQATAEGATYDEEALLRLLRLARIGCADIFAAQAKATGR encoded by the coding sequence ATGCGCCCATCAGGCCGCACTGCCGATCAAATGCGTATCATCACCATCGAACCCGCGTTCACGAAACACGCAGAGGGATCATGCTTGATCTCGTTCGGAGATACCAAAGTCCTCGTCACCGCCAGCCTTGAAGAAAAAGTCCCGCCGTTTATGCGCGGCAAGGGCGAAGGCTGGGTCACGGCCGAATATGGAATGCTGCCTCGCGCCACCAATACCCGCAACAATCGCGAAGCTGCCAAGGGCAAACAGTCCGGTCGCACGCAGGAAATCCAGCGTCTTATCGGTCGTTCGCTCCGTTCGGTCATGGACATGAAGCTACTCGGCGAACGTCAGATCACACTCGATTGCGACGTGATTCAAGCCGACGGCGGCACCCGCACCGCCTCGATTTCCGGCGCGTGGGTCGCCATGCGCCTCGCTGTCGACAAATTGCTGGCAGAGGGCAAGCTGACCGTCGATCCGATCAGGCAGAAAGTCGCCGCGATCAGTTGCGGTATCTACGAAGGCACGCCAGTCTTGGACCTCGACTATATCGAGGATTCGAACGCCCATGCCGATGCCAATTTCGTGCTGATCGAAGACGGCAACATCGCCGAAGTTCAGGCAACTGCCGAAGGCGCGACTTATGACGAGGAAGCGTTGCTCCGCCTCCTTCGCCTTGCCCGTATCGGCTGCGCAGACATTTTCGCGGCACAGGCAAAGGCAACCGGTCGGTGA
- the hrcA gene encoding heat-inducible transcriptional repressor HrcA, translating into MAAPVTELTDRARDVFRIVVDSYIESGAPVGSRTISKLSGLNLSSASIRNVMQDLEELGLLAAPHTSAGRMPTETGLRLFVDGMMQASEPTREERAVIESRLSGGGPVEDALAAATLALSGLSSCAGLVLVPTHQPRLKQFAFVSLSPEQALIVLVGDDGSVENRVIALPAGMNASALTEAGNYMTARLSGMTLVEAAAEVAGEVRQERAALDAASHTLIERGLAIWSQDHAARPVLIVRGQANLIEDGDAAALERVRQLLGEIEGKEEIARLLDSARSGSATKVFIGSENKLFALSGSSVIAAPYRGSDGRVVGVVGVIGPTRLNYARVVPMVDFTAQTLTRLMA; encoded by the coding sequence GTGGCAGCACCCGTAACCGAATTGACCGACCGTGCGCGTGATGTGTTTCGCATCGTGGTGGATTCCTATATCGAATCGGGTGCGCCGGTCGGGTCGCGGACTATATCGAAACTGTCGGGTCTGAACCTGTCGTCTGCCTCGATCCGCAACGTGATGCAGGATCTGGAAGAACTCGGCCTGCTGGCCGCTCCGCATACGTCGGCGGGGCGGATGCCGACCGAAACCGGACTGCGGTTGTTCGTGGACGGGATGATGCAGGCGTCGGAACCCACGCGAGAGGAGCGGGCGGTGATCGAAAGTCGCCTGTCGGGCGGTGGTCCGGTCGAGGATGCTTTGGCTGCTGCGACTTTGGCGCTGTCGGGGTTATCCTCGTGTGCGGGGCTGGTGCTGGTGCCGACGCACCAGCCACGGCTCAAACAGTTTGCATTCGTGTCCCTGTCCCCGGAGCAGGCGCTGATCGTACTGGTTGGAGATGATGGCTCGGTCGAAAATCGAGTCATTGCGCTACCTGCGGGCATGAATGCGTCCGCGCTGACGGAGGCTGGGAATTATATGACGGCGCGGCTGTCGGGGATGACGCTGGTCGAGGCTGCTGCCGAGGTTGCGGGGGAAGTGCGACAGGAGCGGGCGGCCCTTGATGCAGCGTCGCATACTTTGATCGAGCGCGGACTGGCGATCTGGTCGCAGGACCATGCTGCGCGGCCTGTGCTGATCGTGCGTGGGCAGGCTAATTTGATCGAAGACGGTGATGCGGCGGCACTCGAGCGGGTGCGGCAATTGCTGGGCGAGATCGAGGGCAAGGAAGAAATTGCGCGCTTGCTCGACAGCGCCCGTAGCGGTTCGGCGACCAAAGTGTTCATCGGCTCCGAAAACAAATTGTTCGCATTGTCGGGGTCGTCGGTGATAGCTGCACCTTATCGCGGGAGCGACGGCCGGGTGGTCGGCGTGGTAGGTGTAATCGGCCCAACGCGGTTGAATTACGCGCGCGTCGTACCGATGGTAGATTTCACAGCACAGACTTTGACGAGATTAATGGCATGA
- the grpE gene encoding nucleotide exchange factor GrpE yields the protein MNDEELTAEDAMIAEGGPAEPNPEEQDRTVALEAELADAKAATLYAQAETQNVRRRLEKDAQDARAYASTGFARDILSVADNLSRALDAIPTDLREDEKFKGLVVGLDATGRELAAVFQRNGITKVVSVGEKLDPNRHQAMLEMPSDLEPGTIVQEMQAGYMIKDRLLRPAMVGVAKAG from the coding sequence ATGAATGACGAAGAATTGACGGCAGAAGACGCGATGATCGCTGAAGGCGGCCCTGCGGAGCCGAATCCCGAAGAGCAGGATCGCACCGTTGCCCTGGAGGCTGAACTGGCCGACGCAAAGGCCGCGACGCTTTATGCTCAGGCGGAAACGCAGAACGTGCGTCGCCGTCTGGAAAAGGATGCGCAGGACGCGCGTGCCTATGCGTCGACTGGATTTGCCCGGGATATCTTGTCGGTGGCCGATAATCTGTCGCGTGCACTCGATGCGATTCCAACCGATCTGCGCGAGGATGAGAAGTTTAAGGGGCTGGTTGTTGGCCTTGATGCAACGGGTCGCGAGCTGGCCGCGGTGTTCCAGCGCAATGGCATTACCAAGGTCGTGTCGGTGGGTGAAAAGCTCGATCCCAACCGTCATCAGGCGATGCTAGAAATGCCGAGCGATCTGGAGCCAGGAACGATCGTTCAGGAAATGCAGGCCGGTTATATGATTAAAGACCGCTTGCTGCGCCCTGCGATGGTCGGAGTTGCTAAGGCGGGTTAA
- a CDS encoding vgr related protein: MSVRSLTRAEIALATSVFGDAIDYDRVKIHNAKWIFFQPRQTAMAPDGGIWFHPKGDLYCADFCEGHVSEQGLFIHEMTHVWQRQSGIFLPLRRHPFCRYDYSLKPGWPLKRYGIEQQAEIVRHAFLLRQGRIVRGAPALDQYNSVLPFIGR, from the coding sequence ATGAGCGTCCGCTCCCTCACTCGCGCCGAAATTGCGCTGGCCACATCGGTTTTCGGAGATGCGATCGACTATGATCGCGTGAAAATTCACAATGCGAAGTGGATATTTTTCCAGCCACGCCAGACCGCGATGGCACCCGACGGCGGCATCTGGTTCCATCCCAAGGGCGATCTGTATTGCGCAGACTTTTGCGAAGGTCATGTGAGCGAACAGGGGCTGTTCATCCACGAAATGACGCACGTCTGGCAGCGACAGTCTGGCATTTTCCTGCCCCTGCGGCGGCATCCATTCTGTCGCTATGATTACAGCCTGAAACCCGGCTGGCCGCTCAAACGTTATGGCATCGAACAACAGGCAGAGATTGTGCGTCACGCATTTCTGCTGCGGCAGGGGCGAATCGTACGCGGCGCGCCCGCCCTCGACCAATACAACAGCGTGCTACCCTTTATCGGTCGTTAA